The genomic interval AGGCCTGGAGATCGCGCGCGGACCAGTCGTTCACGAGCACCACGCCGTAGACATGGTCCTCGAAATCGTCAACGGATACAGGCTTTCCGAGCGTGGACGGCGTACCGACGACGTAGCCGAGCTCGACCTCGATGTCCAGCCGCTGGGACGGGCCGAACGTCGGCGCGGCCGCCTCCGGCGCCTTGCGCTGGCCACTCGGGCGGACGATGTCGGTGCCGCTGGCAACGATCGTGCCGGCCCGGCCGTGGTAGCCGACTGGGAGGTGCTTCCAGTTCGGCAGCAGCGGCTCGGAGTCGGGGCGGAACAGGCGGCCGAGGTTCGACGCGTGCTGTTCGGAGGCGTAGAAGTCGACGTAGTCCGCGACCTCGAACGGCAGCAGCATGGTGACCGCCGACTGCGGGATCAGATGCGGCTCGACGGTGTCCCGGTCGTTCGCGTTGCGAACCAGCTCGAGCAGCCAGCTGCGGGTCGCGCGCCAGGCCGGGCGCCCGAGCGCGAGGAACGCGTTCAGCGTCGGCTCGGTGAACAGCTGCGCACCGTCGAGCATCTGCGCCGACGCGACCGGCGCGAGGTCGATGATCTGGTCGCCGATCGCGGCACCCACCCGCGGCTCCTCGTCGCCGTGCCGGAACACGCCGAGCGGCAGGTTGTCCGGCCCGAACGGCGAGCCGTCCGGGATGTCGATCCAGGTCATGGGGTCTCCATCAACCGAAGCGTCGTCAGGTCGTTCCGTGGTTCGTCGATGCTGCACGAGCCGAACGAGGTGAACCAGCGCCGGACGCTCGCCGCCTGGTCGTCGGTCAACTCGCGGGCCAGATCAGCCAACTCCTGGCCGACGCGCCGCTCCAGCAGTTCAACCAGATCGTCGTGCGCGGCCCCGTCGAGCGATGCCCGGGTCGCCAGCAGCACATTGAGGAAGCCGTGATGCTCGAACCCCGTGTCGTCGGCGGTATGGCGGACCGCGTTGTGCAGCCCGGCCGTGCACTTGAACGCGACCTCGCGATCGAGGCAGGCAGTGATGAACGACGCCACCTGCTCGGCCGACGGGAACAGCGCGGCGTCCATCCCGCCGGTGCGCAGTTTGGCGGCGTACCCGGCGTCGGCGACCACGTCGAGCGCGCGCTCCCACGCTCCGTCGAGACCGAGCTCGACGTACGCCGTCTCTTCGTCGAGGCAGTCGTCACACGCGCGGACGACCCGCAGCGCGTTCCGGGACAGGTCGTCCTCGTCGCGCAGCCGGACCTCGACCGCGGTCACCTCGACGTCCTTCGACCGGTCACCCCAGCGGATCACCGGCTCGATCCCGCCGGCGCCGCCCGAAATCACCACCGACACGCGGAGCGGGCCGGCGCCGGACGCCGCGCCCTCGGCCGCGACCTTCATCAGGTCCTCGTCGGTGCAGACGAACGGCCCGACCAGCTCGGCGTACGGCGACCGCAGGTGCGCTTGGTGTGCGGCGACGGCCTCGGCCATCGGGAGGTTCCCCGGGGGGAACATGGCAGCGTCGTCGACCAGGTGCCGGAACAAGGCGGGGACGGTTGACATGGCCCAGAGCCTAACGGATGCTTTCGGTAAGCGGACGCACGCGTTCGATTATCGGATACTCTGGAGCAATTCTGATGGCGTTCTACCGGCAGGTCGGGGAAGTTCCGCCGAAGCGGCACACCCAGTTCCGGAAACCGGACGGCGGGCTGTACTACGAGGAGCTGATGGGCGAGGAGGGGTTCTCGTCAGACTCGTCGCTGCTGTACCACGCCGGCGTGCCGTCCGCGATCGTCGATTCCCAGATCTGGGAGCTTCCCGACCTGGCCACCGTCGCCAACCACCCGCTCACCCCGCGGCACCTCAGGCTGCACGACCTGTTCACCGACACCTCGAAGACCAACCCGGTCGAGGACCGGCGGCTCGTCCTCGGCAACGGTGACGTCCGGATCTCGTACGTCGTGGCGGAGCAGCCGTCGCCGTACTACCGGAACGCGATCGGCGACGAGTGCGTGTACGTCGAGAAGGGTTCGGCGACCGTGGAGACGGTGTTCGGCGTACTGAACGCGGTCCAGGGCGACTACGTGATCATCCCGCGCGCGACCACGCACCGCTGGCTGCCCGGGCCGGAAGGCGTGCACGCGTACGCCATCGAGGGCAACTCGCACATCGCGCCGCCGAAGCGCTACCTGTCCCGCTACGGGCAGTTCCTCGAGCACTCGCCGTACTGCGAACGCGACCTGCACCCGACCAGCGAGCCGCTCGTGGTCGAGGGGACCGATGTCGAGGTGCTGGTGAAGCACCGCGGCAACGGCGCCGGCGGGATCGTCGGCAGCCGGATGACGTACGCGACGCATCCGTTCGACGTGGTCGGGTGGGACGGCTGCCTGTATCCGTACACGTTCAACGTGAGCGACTTCGAGCCGATCACCGGGCGGGTGCACCAGCCGCCGCCCGTGCACCAGGTGTTCGAGGGCTACAACTTCGTGGTCTGCAACTTCGTGCCGCGGAAGGTCGACTACCACCCGCTGTCGGTGCCGGTGCCGTACTACCACTCGAACGTCGACTCCGACGAGGTGATGTTCTACTGCGGCGGCGACTACGAGGCGCGGAAGGGCTCCGGGATCGGGCTCGGGTCGATCTCGCTGCACCCCGGCGGGTACGCGCACGGTCCGCAGCCGTCGGCGATCGAGGCGTCGCTCGGCGCGGAGCGGTTCGAGGAGCTGGCCGTGATGGTCGACACCTTCCGCCCGCTCGAGCTGGGCGAGGGCGGTCGCGCCGTCGACGACGGCGTGTACGCCTGGACCTGGGCGGGTCGCCACAAGAGCTGAGGGTCTGTGGGATTCTTTCCCGTGTGAGTGAGGACGGGGACACATCGCAACAGGTCGTGGAGCAGGTTTCACCGGAGCCGGAGTCGGACGATTCGCCGGAGGTGGAGGTGCAGGTACCGCCGCGGGACCCGGGGGCGCCCTTCGTCGTCGGCGTCGATCGGGACGCGGTCCTGCGCCGGCGCGAGGTCGTGCGGACCGTGGAGCGGCGCGGCGCCTGGATCACGCTGGCGATCGGCGTGGTCGGCATCGCCGCCGCGGTCTACGCGCTGCTCGCGTTCCGTGGTTCGGGGATGTGGCCGTTCGCGATCTTGTTGATCGTGGCAATGATCCCGCTGGTGCTCAGCACGGTGATGGTCTACCGGCTGCAGGCCGAGCGGCAGCAGTGGTACGGCGCCAACGAGATCCAACCGGTCGCGATGCGGATGTCCCTCAAGGGGCTCGAGCTCGCCTGCGACGGAGCGGCGTACCCGGTCGTCCTGCAGTGGCAGACGGTCCGCGGCTTCCGGCAGCAGAAGCTGCTCGGTCAGTACGTGCTGGACCTCGACCTGGTACCTGGGGTGAGTGCGACCACGGCGGGCGTCCGGGGCCTGGACCAGGCTCCGGTCCGCAGCATCGTGAAGCCGAACCCGCTCCTGCGCCCGACCGGCCTGTTCCTGGTGAAGGCCCTGGACCAGCCGGTCCACATCATCGAAGAGGCGATGAAGCACTTCTCCGGCGGGACCGCGACGATCCGCCGCTAGCAGGGTAGGGAGCGGTAGGTGTAGCCGAGCCTCGTCAGCTTGGTGAGGGCGCTGTCCAGGGCGGCGACGGTTTCGGAGCGGTTGCCGCCGCCGTCGTGCATCAGGATGATCGCGCCGGGCCGGGCTCCGGACATGATCGCGTGCTCGATATGGGCCGTGCCGGGCTTCTCCCAGTCCTCGGTGTCGACGTCCCAGAGGACCTCACGCTGGT from Kribbella sp. NBC_00709 carries:
- the fahA gene encoding fumarylacetoacetase is translated as MTWIDIPDGSPFGPDNLPLGVFRHGDEEPRVGAAIGDQIIDLAPVASAQMLDGAQLFTEPTLNAFLALGRPAWRATRSWLLELVRNANDRDTVEPHLIPQSAVTMLLPFEVADYVDFYASEQHASNLGRLFRPDSEPLLPNWKHLPVGYHGRAGTIVASGTDIVRPSGQRKAPEAAAPTFGPSQRLDIEVELGYVVGTPSTLGKPVSVDDFEDHVYGVVLVNDWSARDLQAWEYVPLGPFLGKSFATSISPWVVSLDALAASAVPLPTQDPPVLPYLAGSALVNYDITFDVYLNGHLVSSPPYRDIYWSPAQMLAHLTVNGAALRTGDLYASGTVSGPEKNQRGSFIELSWGGREPLVVDGKEHTFLEDGDEVTITARANGLGLGEVTGRIIPA
- a CDS encoding homogentisate 1,2-dioxygenase: MAFYRQVGEVPPKRHTQFRKPDGGLYYEELMGEEGFSSDSSLLYHAGVPSAIVDSQIWELPDLATVANHPLTPRHLRLHDLFTDTSKTNPVEDRRLVLGNGDVRISYVVAEQPSPYYRNAIGDECVYVEKGSATVETVFGVLNAVQGDYVIIPRATTHRWLPGPEGVHAYAIEGNSHIAPPKRYLSRYGQFLEHSPYCERDLHPTSEPLVVEGTDVEVLVKHRGNGAGGIVGSRMTYATHPFDVVGWDGCLYPYTFNVSDFEPITGRVHQPPPVHQVFEGYNFVVCNFVPRKVDYHPLSVPVPYYHSNVDSDEVMFYCGGDYEARKGSGIGLGSISLHPGGYAHGPQPSAIEASLGAERFEELAVMVDTFRPLELGEGGRAVDDGVYAWTWAGRHKS